A segment of the Mercurialis annua linkage group LG4, ddMerAnnu1.2, whole genome shotgun sequence genome:
ataaaaaaagatgaaaatcaATTTAAGCAACAAAAGTCGCACATTTGGTATAATATAGGGATCAAAGTGGTTATAAACTTCAGAAGATTGTAAGGACTAAACTATCTTTTATCCTCTCAATCCCTCCCAAATTCATTCCCAAATTCGTCTCTGCAATTCAAACTGAGCGCCAAAACCCTAGAATTCAATTTTTCTCTCACAGTACATGATTAGATTAGCCTTCTTTCAGCTTAAACAACAACATGAACAACAATGAAGAGCCAAACACAGCTCCAGAACCAGATCGATGGTACAACATAAATTTAGGTTCTTCTTTTAAAGACCACCTTAACCATCCAAAATTCTACACTTTTCGTTGTAAGTACCTTGATTTATCACTACCCATTTCATTTCCTTTAGTTTTTCACTTGCTTTTTCTGCTTAAATTTGATGTTATATGCAAAATTAATATCTTTACAAGCATTTGATATGTGTTCTATTTTTTATGTTTGCATAGATGAGTTTAAACCAGCTTCAATTGATAAGAGTCAACCAGGGTCACTGCACAAGGGTAAAAACAACAAGGTGAAAGTAGAGTATCAGAACAATCAACATGGAAAGTTTAAATCAACTTTTGAAGGTGTAAGTGAGAATTACAAGGAAAATGATGCTATTTTGTTCTTTGATGGTGAAACCTTTCAATTGGAGCGGTTGCACCGTGCTGTGAAACGGTTGAGACATGTTAGGTTGCCTGGTGAGCTTGCTGCTGCTGCTGTGGCAGTACCAGCTGCTGAAACGTGTTCGTCACCGGTTAGTCAAGTTATAAATCAGCAGCCATTCAACAAAGATGTTGCTTATCAACTGCAAGTAAGtgtgctttgattttttttttctgtataTATGTGTGTATGTGTGCATGTCTATGTTTAGATTCCTAATATTGCTTACAAAAAGGACAATTTTAGTAAGAGAGAGGGAGATATGGATACTAAGTAAAAATTATGCTATGAGTTTCTCTCAAGACTTCTGTAATTCAATATTTTCTGGAGGTTCACAAGTTCCAGATTATGCTGGTCATTGATCAACAGTTATTCACGGCTATGTTATCACCACTCCTTGCATGTCTTATTTGTGTCCATGCTCTACCAAATTTAGCTAATATGTGCTTTTATATAGATTCAACATTTGTCAGTAGACTCAGTACTGTAATGCTCATCAAACGAGGAATAAATAAAAAGGCGTGTTTGTGCAGAATAAACATAAGATCACATGTCATCTGCTTTCTTTATGCAATGGTTTTCATCAAGAGACCAGACCCTCCTAGCCTCATCTTAGAACTCTAAGATCTCTTCTCAAACCTGTTTCCATTTTGAGTCAAGAACTGTTCCAGCAGGATCAGATTAACTCCACTAACTTTTAAACAACTTTTCTTACTTGTTTTATACTCTCCATCAACCAAAAATTCCTTCACggtgaatttttatatattgtGTTACTTTAAAACAAACTCTCTTTGACAATGTTGTATCAATGTTTCAGTTTTCTATACACTTAAAAAGTTGTCTTTAATGAAACTGTGCAGGGTCAGGTCGAACAGCTTGGCACTGGTAACTCAGAGAGCTCAGGTGCTTGTATTTCTTTTGTATTGACTGCTAGTGGAGCTACATTAATAGCTAGAAATTATGTTTTACTGGGTGATTGCATATAGTCTGAGAATATATATGCTTGATTCAATAATTGAAGTTTTTTATGGGATGTAGTTGAATGCATTATAATGGCAGCCCTACATCTCTATTGCAACGTAGTTCAACCCAACACCTTGATTTGATATTTGTATAATCCTTGCAAAGTTTATCCGAATGTGCAGTTATTGTTATGCAACTAAATTTTTTGAACCTAACATCCACTCTTTTACTTGATGTTTAAGCAATTGTAATTGCATTAAAGGCCTAGAAGACAATTTCACACGTTTTCGCTTGCTTAATTTCATTGCTTAAAGAGAAAGACCTGCACCGCATTTACATCCAAATAGCCATTTTTACACTCAGAAAATTCCAACTTAATACATATTTTACTAGCATGTATAAAATGAACTAGTTGGCGATTTTGAACCCAACCATATCTGATTATATAACAGGGTTCGGGTCATTGATTTCCGGCTAAGCATCTTCTACTGAACACTAAATGACTCGAACCAACCTAAACTACCAGGAAAAATTTAATCAGCTGAGCAGAAATTTTCTGTTTCTCCCAAAAGCTGATTTAATATTGTCTATCTCCTCGTTGTGCATCATCTTCCTAATCTGACACAACTCGATTTGTCTATGCTCTGGTGCAGAACCTAAAGAAGATAAAGTTTCTGAGTATCCAGCAAGTCCTAATCCGTCAGCTACGTCACCGGACCTTAAGGATTCAGAATCTCAGGGGCACTTAGCTAATGATCAGACTGGTGATTCAGCCAATACAGAGAAGGTCTGTGCGAAGGAATCACGAATTGGTCTTGACATCGATATAAACTTGCCACATCAAGCTGAAACAGACGATGAGATTGCTGATGTTGATATAAGTGATGATGAAGCTGAAGAAGGACCTAATGCTGCAGAAGCCCTTAGAGCTCAGGTGAATGCAGAAGGGAGGAAAGAGCAACACTCAAGCTCAAGAAGCAGCAGCGGAAGTGACAGCAGTACAGCCGGTAGTGAGACTGGAAGTGAAAGTGAAAGCAGTAGCAGTGATAGCGAAAACAGCGACAGTGATTCCATTTCTGTGTGAAGCATGAGAGTTTGAAATTGTTGAAGTTTACCTAGTTTAGACTCTAGATATCAGTTGTCTATAAATTAGGGCTTCTTGGGTTTAGCAAACAGACTTGTTTGAGAGTTAGGATTCTTGAAACTAGTCATCCGTTTGCTCATGTAATATGGTAGGATTTGTGAAACTAGTCCGCCATTTGGTCATGTAATATGGTAGGATTCGTGAAATTAGTCATCAGTTTGCACATGTAATATGGTAGGATTCTTGAACTTAGCCATCCGTTTGCTCATGTAATATGGTAGGATTCTTGAAGTTTGCTCTTGTAACTAGGGATCTAGAGCCAAAGGCACCGTTGAGCTGCACAAAAAGTTGATATGATGTGCATAATAATTTCCATAGTAAATTGGCCTGGTCATGCACTCTCTTTACTTTCTAATGTTTCTCTCATTTGTCAAGATTAATGTTATAAATTCATCAGAAGCATAACTGGCAAAGCCGCTTGTAACTTGGGTAAGAAAGCAGCAGTTCAAGATTCCATTCCGAAAGATCATATGTTGGATACCGAATTTAATCCCATAGTAGGTTATTCACAAGCCTCGTATAGGGATATGGATTCAGAAAAGGACAAGAATACGGATGAAGATGGTATTATGCCAATCGGTGGTAATCATCATTCGTGGAtgattcaaatctatcaccatcacatgagccaatcaacaaataaggACGAAATCTACATAAAGACAAAAAATGGCAACTTTCCACATGTCCTCAACAAAGGCTCCAACTTTCCACATGTCAATATGGAGTGCTACATGTCAATATTTTGTATTAGTTATGTTTAGTTATCCTTATCTTTTAATCCATGAATTGTATCGCATGCAGTGCATGCGCAGTATAGGTACATGTGTTTATCCACGTGTTGTGTTTTTACAATGCATGCTTAGCATGCTTAGTTAGGCAAGCTTTCTTTccacctctataaatagagtaTTGGTAGGAAGAAAGAGGGACACACAacctttgtaatattttacgcTTCAATAAAAATTCCTTGTTTCTAAACATCTCTCTGCTCCAATTTTCTATAAGTAAGGtatagttatatatgtttgtttctcgTCATATTcaaccataaaaaaaaaaaaattaccccTGGAATAAGGTACAAGAACCAATACTATGTTGTTCATGATAATACactaattgttaaaataaatagttactTACAATCTGTCTGTATGCATTTGGAAAGTGAAAACATATTGCAGAATCCTTATAAAATGGGTATAAACTGAATGTATAATCTTGCTCCCTACAAATTTTCAAATAACTATTTTGCAAAATAAAAGACAGAAAGCTAGTCAAATCTTATACAGAAGCAGGATCTTCCTTCTCTTGGTCTGTTCCTTTATCCTCATCATCACCTTGGCCACCGGCATATCCATTCTGCAAAATTTTATTCTCTGACGGCAAAttctttttagcttttttgcTCCCTTCAATTTTCCAAAAGTCCCACACACGGGTCTTTGGTGGCGGTAAAGCATCTGCAAGAGGTGCAACCAAACCTGGCTTTCCATCATCAATAACTCCGTCTATCAAACCATATTCTTTAGCTTCCCAAGCACTCATGAAATTATCACGATCAGTGTCAACTTCAATCTGCGGATGACAAAACAAAGCAAAAGAAAGAAGGGAGATGTTCAAAACAAACTACAAATGCAAACTGAAGATGAAAGAGAATGTAATAATGTTTTATGCCTAACCTGATCTACAGGCTTTCCGCTAGCTCTTGAAAGTATCTTGTTCAGCTTAATCTTGTGGTAATTCATTTCTCTTATCCGTATGCTCATCTCGGTTGCCTTGAAACCATATATAATAGCACATCAGCCTCATAATAATCAAAACTGCAGTAACAAAATTCCTACCATCATAATTGAAAGAATAAGTCCAGCCAAGTCCAGCCAGTTTTGGGAACCAAATTCTACCAGAATATTACTCCTTTTAAGTCTCCACTAGCTACTACATAAATTGTTTCGCAatagtttaaacttttggatttgaggATCTAACATGGCAACCAATTAGTTGTATGTCCCTTTACAAACTTGCCGTCCAGCATTCCCTTCTTATTATGCTTGTTCAAGTCGAATTAGATAACTAGGTAATTCTATAGAATTGCATCGATAACCAGTCATTTGTGGTTCCCCTATAGAATCTTCTGATTGGGTCTTTAACAGAAAAACTGGAAAGGCATTTTTTGGTGTAGCatttatgtatttaaattaGATGAAAATAAATGTATCCTTGGGTAAGTCGCTCTATGAGAGTTAAAAATTTGGgtcaaaaatcataaaatctCTTCCCTGCGATGGACTTTAGCAGTATCTGCTTTGAGTTCCATACTGAGGGAAACACATTCTGGATATAATCAAAAGGATAGTAAACATCGACACCCCTTGTCATTACGAATAAAAGaagaatgtttacaaatgtaaacAAAAATTAGATACTTACTTTTCCTCCAGCAGTTCCAAGTGGCTGATGAATCATCACTCTCCCATTGGGCATGCAGAACCTCTTGCCTTTGGTACCAGTAGCAAGAAGAAATGCTCCCATAGATGCAGCAAGGCCCAGGCAAATGGTTGAAACATCAGCCTTGCACAACTTCATTGCATCATATATCCCCATTCCTTCAAGCAGAATAAATGAAGGAAAAAACTGATAAGAGTTTATCTACAAATAATGAACTGCAATTAATTGTTCTATACCAATCTCAGACTACAAAATAGAATATTCATAAGTTTATGGCCTTTAAGAGAGTCTTGATAAAATTCTAGGGCCTTATCACCAAAGagggaaagaaaaaaaaattgttcataCATGCACGCACCAAAGCAGAACCTAACCACAATAAATTAATACATCCTAATCAGAAAGATGATAAAAGAAACCTGAGAAGATGAATTTATTCTGAGAAGTAATGGATTGCATCTACCAGTCAAATACATTTTGAGCACATAAGTGCAGCAAAGGTGCTGACAACAGAGAACTAGCAAAAAGTGAATGATGCAGCTCTGGATTAAAGCAAGAGCTAAAGTTTAATAAGAGCCATAGGTCCTAAGTTTTTGCATTATTGCTACTGCTAGATGTGAAGAGGTTCCATTCCCTCTGCACATTTACTTTCCCTCACAATTAGTAGGAAGACTTTAGTATAAACTAACCGAGCCGGACTATCCTTGTAAGTAATGAAATGGCTATGCTAATATTATCCAATTCAGAAGCCTTAAAGAACACTTTATTAAATCAACCA
Coding sequences within it:
- the LOC126679244 gene encoding uncharacterized protein LOC126679244, producing the protein MNNNEEPNTAPEPDRWYNINLGSSFKDHLNHPKFYTFRYEFKPASIDKSQPGSLHKGKNNKVKVEYQNNQHGKFKSTFEGVSENYKENDAILFFDGETFQLERLHRAVKRLRHVRLPGELAAAAVAVPAAETCSSPVSQVINQQPFNKDVAYQLQGQVEQLGTGNSESSEPKEDKVSEYPASPNPSATSPDLKDSESQGHLANDQTGDSANTEKVCAKESRIGLDIDINLPHQAETDDEIADVDISDDEAEEGPNAAEALRAQVNAEGRKEQHSSSRSSSGSDSSTAGSETGSESESSSSDSENSDSDSISV
- the LOC126678862 gene encoding ATP-dependent Clp protease proteolytic subunit 3, chloroplastic produces the protein MEKSLSLLTASQSTTSSSPICFFSNNHKQLKRRKPISIQAFNSNSTARRTLSSNWDVTNFSSLSLANSAPALPRLEELDTTNMLLRQRIIFLGSQVDDVTADFIISQLLFLDAEDPTKDIKLFINSPGGSVTAGMGIYDAMKLCKADVSTICLGLAASMGAFLLATGTKGKRFCMPNGRVMIHQPLGTAGGKATEMSIRIREMNYHKIKLNKILSRASGKPVDQIEVDTDRDNFMSAWEAKEYGLIDGVIDDGKPGLVAPLADALPPPKTRVWDFWKIEGSKKAKKNLPSENKILQNGYAGGQGDDEDKGTDQEKEDPASV